GCACGTTCATTGTCGAAAATCCCGATTTTGGTAGAGGTTGATCCTGGATTGATGACGAGTAAGCGATGTTCTTTTGTAGGCACCATATAAACCTCCAATGTTCAAACCGAGATTAGCGGGTTCTGCTGGACAGGATATGACGTTCGTTTAAAAGGAACTGGCTTCTGGAATTGCGCATTCTTTCAATTCGTTCTTCAGCGAGCCTGTCAGCTGCCAAATAAGTCGGGATACCATCGCGTTTTGAAATCTCGATAACTTTCGCAATGTTGTCATAGATGGTCTCAACTTTTTTCATAGCACGGTCGCGGTTGTAGCCGTTCAATTCATCTGCTACATTGATAACACCGCCCGCATTGATGACATAATCAGGAGCATAAATGATTCCCATTTCGTGGATCGCATCTCCATGACGTGTTTCACGAAGCTGGTTGTTTGCCGCACCCGCGATGACTTTTGCCTTAATCTGGCCGATCGTTTGGTCGTTGATGATCGCTCCTAATGCACATGGTGCAAAAATGTCACATTCAACTCCATAGATTTCGTCAGGGTCGACTGCTTTCGCACCAAATTCTTCAACGACACGGTCAACCGCTTCTTTGTTGATATCTGTAACGATAAGCTGTGCGCCTTCTTCGTTTAAATGGCGGCAAAGATTGTAGGCAACATGCCCCACACCTTGAACTGCAATTACTTTCCCTTCAAGTGAATCCGTGCCAAACGCTTCGTTGGCTGCCGCTTTCATTCCGCGGTAAACACCGTAAGCTGTAACTGGTGATGGATTGCCTGAAGAACCGAAAGCAGGAGAGACACCTGTTACGAATGGTGTTTCCTGGTAGATGATATCCATGTCTTCAACCGTTGTACCTACATCCTCAGCTGTAATGTATCGGCCGTTAAGACCTTGAATATAACGTCCGAACGCACGGAACATTTCCTCATTCTTGTCTTTTTTCGGATCGCCGATAATAACCGTTTTTCCGCCGCCAAGGTTCAGACCTGCAGCCGCATTTTTGTAAGTCATACCGCGTGCGAGTCTAAGTGCATCTTCAAACGCATCTGCTTCAGTGTTGTATGTCCACATTCTTGTCCCGCCTAATGCTGGCCCAAGTGTTGTATCGTGAATAACAACAATGGCTTTTAATCCTGATTGTTTATCTTGGCAAACCACCATTTGCTCATAATCATATGTTTCCATGTATTTGAATAGTTCCATTTTATTTTTCCTCCTGGTTGTTGTTATTTTTTTCAAGTGATTTTACTGCAAGAGCAATAGAGTACAGCTTGCTTTCAGCCGTATCCGCTCTGGAAGTCAGAACGATTGGTGCACGGGCACCTGCGATAACTGCTCCCACCTTGGCATTTGCAAAATAGATAAGTGATTTATACAAAGCGTTGCCTGTCTCGATCGCAGGAACAACCAGTACATCGGCATGCCCTGCAACCTCGCCGGATATGCCTTTGTGTTCAGCCGCTTTTACTGAAATGGCATTATCCAATGCAAGGGGACCATCGACGATACACCCGCTGATTTGTCCTCTCTTGTTCATCACCGTCAGAGCACTCGCATCCAGCGTTGCCTGCATGGCCGTGTTCACGGATTCAACAGCCGCCAAGACCGCAACCTTAGGCATTTCAACTCCGATACCTCTTGCAACCTGCACGGCGTTCTCGATGATCTGTGCTTTTTGCTGAAGATTTGGAGCAATATTCATTCCTGAATCGGTTACAAACAGCAGCCGATCATAGCCTGGAACTTCAAAGGCAGCGACATGTGACAGAATTTTACCCGTCCGCAGCCCGTTTTCTTTGTGAAGGACTGCTTTAAGCAGGTCAGCTGTAGGAATCAGTCCTTTCATCACGATATCTGCTTGACCGCTGCTAACCACTTTCACAGCTTCAAGTGCAGCGTTTTCAGGTTTTGCTTCCATAATCTGAAGCTCTTCATTTTGCTCAAGCTTACTTCGCTGTAGCAAAAATTGGATTTTTTCTTTATTTCCAACAAGGATAAATGATGCAATCCCTTTTTCATAGGCCTGCTTCACTGACAGAATGACTTCTTCATCTTCAGCAGCGGCAACTGCCACTACTTTTTTTGATTCCGTTGAAATGGAGTTCAGCAGATGTTCTAGTTTCAATGTTCAGCCTCCTTTTGCCACCCTTCTAATTACCTTGCAAGAACCGTGCCAACGGTTTTCCTCCTTTAAAATTGGCTGAATTGTTATTTTTACTATGAATATAATTGCACACTGTGAATAAAAATGCATGCATTTTCATTCATCCTGGCTTATTCCATACTTTTCAAGTTTGTAGTAGAGGCTTCGCAATGAAATGCCGAGTGCTTTTGCGCACTTGGTTTTATTGCCCTGGACACTAGTTAACGTATCCTGCAGGATGTCTCTTTCAACTTTTTCCATCTGCAGCGCTAAGGGTTTTATCTCTTCAGCCAGTATGGGGCGAGACATTTGTTCCTCAGTTTTATCCAGCGATGGCAGATCAATATGGCTGGAGCTGATGGATTGTTCATGATGACCCATATGAATCATCGCTCTTCCGAGAACATTCTCCAACTCCCTGACATTGCCCGGCCATTCATACTGTTTTAGTATTTCTTCAGCCTGATTTGTTATTTCCTCAATATTTTTTCCATAATCCTGATTGAGCTTATGGATAAGATGGCTTGCCAATAGCCGGATATCCTGTTTTCTGGCACGTAAAGGTGGAATATAAATCGGCATCCGGTTCAGGCGGTAATAGAGATCTTCCCGAAAAGCACCTTCACCAATTTTCCTTTCCAAGTTAATGTTCGTGGCCGCGATGACCCTTACATTTATTGGAATGGACTTTGTTCCACCGACTCTCCTTATTTCCTTTTCCTGAAGCACTCGAAGCAGTTTGGCCTGCATGGCTGGAGCCAGTTCACCGATTTCGTCCAAAAATATACTTCCTCCGTTGGACTCTTCAAACAGCCCTCTTTTCCCTCCGCGCAATGCGCCAGAAAAAGCTCCTTCATCATAACCGAACAGCTCACTTTCAAGAAGGGATTCTGATATGGCAGCGCAGTTGACCCTGATAAATTTATTGTACTTTCTGCTGCTCCCATTATGGATGGCGTGGGCGAAAAGTTCCTTCCCTGTTCCAGATTCTCCTCTCAGCAGTACGGTTGCGGGTGTTGAAGCGGCCAGACGGGCCTGATCGACGGCAAATTTCATTTCCTCAGACTCACCTTTTATATCTTCAAAGGAATATTTAGCTTCAAGCGTACGGATAATTTGCCGGGCACGGCTCAGCTCCTCAGTAAGGGATTTAATTTCCGATACATCATGGATCACGCCGACACTTCCCTTTAGCACACCGTCTACAATAATAGGAGCCACGTTTACGATAACATCGCGCCGCTGCGGCCCAACCTTTAGCCGGGCACCTCTGACAGGCTTTCTCGTTTTAAGGACCTGCATATGTATACTCTCACCTTCAGAGATATCAATCGTAGCAGGCTTTCCGATCACTTTTTCTGATGTGAGTCCGGTAAGCTTCGTATAGGCAGGGTTAATCATCAACCCTTTTCCTTCTTCATCAACAACCGAGATTGCTTCTTCAGAAGACTGAATAATCGCATGAAGCATGGACTGGATGCTTTTCAGATTGGTGACTTCCTCTGCAAGATCAATCATTTCGGTGATATCCTTAAATACTGCAAATGCACCCATCTTGTTGCCAAAATCATCAATAATCGGGATTCGGGTTGTAATAATTTTTGTGCCATTGTCCAGTATCTGTTCCTGGTTGATTTCTTCCTTGCCATCGGACATTACTCTCTGCAGCTGGCTGTTGGGGATCACTTCATGCACAGGATGGCCAAGTACATCTTCTTTCTTGCTTCCCGTCATTTTTTCTGCACTCTTATTAAATAAAGTGACAGATAAATTTTCATTGATGGCAATCATTCCATCATGTGTCGAATCAAGTATGGTATTAATCTTATGGAGTTTGCTTTTATAAGAAGGGATATAATGTTCACTCGCAGACAGCGTCTGGCAGAACTCCCAGGCAATTGAGGATGGTATAACACTGACCCGGTCCCCAAAATGAAGCATTGCCATTTGCCTTGGCAGTTGATTGGTAAAATCGATCAAAAAATCAACAGAACGGTCAGCAGCTCCATCCAAGCTTTCTTCGATCGGGATATTAAATTGCTCTGCCAGCCGATTTAATCCTTCAGAAGCAGAGGATTTTAAAATTATGGCACTGATTTGAATCAGGCGGGACGAAGCCAAAAGGAGTACCAAAGATTCAAGATGCTCCCCTGTCCCGTAAATAACTGCTTTTTGCATACCCAGCTCCTTAGTTTTGCAATTATTTTCACACCCTAATCATACGTTTTTATGAAAAGGTTTGCAAGATTGGAATTTTCATCGACACCCAACTACAACTGCAGTAAAATGAAGGAGGAAAAGGAGAGGATAACCATGCAACGTTTAATTGCTCTGCTCATTATGGTGATCCCGGGAATTGCAGGTGTAGTCGGAATAAAATTAATGAGAGATGTTTTGTTTGGCATTCATTACGGATTCGGTGCTCTATGGCTTCAGTTTGCCGCCGGTTTAATCCTGTTTGTCTGCGGTCTGTCATTTGTAGCCGGCTTTGTATTTTACCGTGACCGAAAAAGAAATAAAGTTCAGACCCGTTTCCAAAAAAAATAGTCCGCAGAAGAACCATTCTTCCATGGACTATTTTTTATTGCACAAAAAAACAGAAGACTCATGCGGAGCCTTCTGCGGAATAAGGAGGTATACATTCAAAGGCTAGGAAGGAATTGAATACAAGTTCGTTCTCCCTATTCCCAAAGCCAGGGCGTTAATTTAAACGGTCATACTGGACTTATGTTCGATTCTCAGCTTGTCTGCGACCATGGCGATAAACTCAGAATTGGTCGGTTTTGCTTTTGACATGGACACCGTATAACCGAACAGGGATGAAATACTGTCGATGTTGCCTCGGCTCCACGCTACCTCAATAGCATGGCGGATCGCACGTTCGACTCGGCTGCTCGTTGTATTGAACTTTTTAGCGATATCAGGATAGAGGACCTTTGTAATGGATCCTAGCAATTCAATATCGTTGTATACCATTGATATGTCTTCACGCAGATACATGTATCCTTTAATATGGGCAGGAACCCCAATTTCGTGGATGATGCTCGTGATGCTCGCGTCAAGATTCCGCGGCTGTTTCATTGTATTTAATGCTGCTGACCGAGCGGATGATGGACGCTGTACAAAAGACTTTTCCGTTCCGCTGATCTGGCGAATCTGACTAGCGAGATTTTCCATATCAAACGGTTTCAATATGAAGTAAGAAGCACCAAGTTCCACTGCTTTTTTTGTTACGTCCTCTTGGCCAAATGCCGTCAGCATAATGACGTTTGGCTGCGGAAGATGATCGTTT
This genomic stretch from Fictibacillus marinisediminis harbors:
- the bcd gene encoding Leu/Phe/Val dehydrogenase, with protein sequence MELFKYMETYDYEQMVVCQDKQSGLKAIVVIHDTTLGPALGGTRMWTYNTEADAFEDALRLARGMTYKNAAAGLNLGGGKTVIIGDPKKDKNEEMFRAFGRYIQGLNGRYITAEDVGTTVEDMDIIYQETPFVTGVSPAFGSSGNPSPVTAYGVYRGMKAAANEAFGTDSLEGKVIAVQGVGHVAYNLCRHLNEEGAQLIVTDINKEAVDRVVEEFGAKAVDPDEIYGVECDIFAPCALGAIINDQTIGQIKAKVIAGAANNQLRETRHGDAIHEMGIIYAPDYVINAGGVINVADELNGYNRDRAMKKVETIYDNIAKVIEISKRDGIPTYLAADRLAEERIERMRNSRSQFLLNERHILSSRTR
- the yqiS gene encoding phosphate butyryltransferase encodes the protein MKLEHLLNSISTESKKVVAVAAAEDEEVILSVKQAYEKGIASFILVGNKEKIQFLLQRSKLEQNEELQIMEAKPENAALEAVKVVSSGQADIVMKGLIPTADLLKAVLHKENGLRTGKILSHVAAFEVPGYDRLLFVTDSGMNIAPNLQQKAQIIENAVQVARGIGVEMPKVAVLAAVESVNTAMQATLDASALTVMNKRGQISGCIVDGPLALDNAISVKAAEHKGISGEVAGHADVLVVPAIETGNALYKSLIYFANAKVGAVIAGARAPIVLTSRADTAESKLYSIALAVKSLEKNNNNQEEK
- a CDS encoding sigma-54 interaction domain-containing protein, producing MQKAVIYGTGEHLESLVLLLASSRLIQISAIILKSSASEGLNRLAEQFNIPIEESLDGAADRSVDFLIDFTNQLPRQMAMLHFGDRVSVIPSSIAWEFCQTLSASEHYIPSYKSKLHKINTILDSTHDGMIAINENLSVTLFNKSAEKMTGSKKEDVLGHPVHEVIPNSQLQRVMSDGKEEINQEQILDNGTKIITTRIPIIDDFGNKMGAFAVFKDITEMIDLAEEVTNLKSIQSMLHAIIQSSEEAISVVDEEGKGLMINPAYTKLTGLTSEKVIGKPATIDISEGESIHMQVLKTRKPVRGARLKVGPQRRDVIVNVAPIIVDGVLKGSVGVIHDVSEIKSLTEELSRARQIIRTLEAKYSFEDIKGESEEMKFAVDQARLAASTPATVLLRGESGTGKELFAHAIHNGSSRKYNKFIRVNCAAISESLLESELFGYDEGAFSGALRGGKRGLFEESNGGSIFLDEIGELAPAMQAKLLRVLQEKEIRRVGGTKSIPINVRVIAATNINLERKIGEGAFREDLYYRLNRMPIYIPPLRARKQDIRLLASHLIHKLNQDYGKNIEEITNQAEEILKQYEWPGNVRELENVLGRAMIHMGHHEQSISSSHIDLPSLDKTEEQMSRPILAEEIKPLALQMEKVERDILQDTLTSVQGNKTKCAKALGISLRSLYYKLEKYGISQDE
- a CDS encoding DUF2627 domain-containing protein; translated protein: MQRLIALLIMVIPGIAGVVGIKLMRDVLFGIHYGFGALWLQFAAGLILFVCGLSFVAGFVFYRDRKRNKVQTRFQKK
- the spo0A gene encoding sporulation transcription factor Spo0A; this translates as MQKIKVCLADDNRELISLLKEYLANQDDMEVIGVAFNGQECLNVLEDKNPDVLVLDIIMPHLDGLAVLERIRSNDHLPQPNVIMLTAFGQEDVTKKAVELGASYFILKPFDMENLASQIRQISGTEKSFVQRPSSARSAALNTMKQPRNLDASITSIIHEIGVPAHIKGYMYLREDISMVYNDIELLGSITKVLYPDIAKKFNTTSSRVERAIRHAIEVAWSRGNIDSISSLFGYTVSMSKAKPTNSEFIAMVADKLRIEHKSSMTV